The sequence ACCGTAAAACAAGCGATTGTTATCGCGATGATTTTTGAATTTGCAGGGGCTTACCTTGCAGGTGGTGAAGTTACTGACACTATTCGTAAAGGTGTTATTGATACAACTCTATTCGCTAATACACCCGACCTACTGGTATTCGGTATGATGTCAGCCCTACTGGCTGCGGGTACTTGGTTACTGGTTGCCTCTTATATGGGTTGGCCGGTATCTACTACTCACTCAATCATTGGTGCCATCATAGGTTTTGCCACTGTTTCTGTGGGTTCTGATGCTGTGGATTGGACCTCAGTACAAAATATTGTAGGCAGCTGGGTTATTACGCCGTTTATATCGGGGTTATTTGCTTATATTATTTTTGTCAGTGCGCAGAAGTTTATATTTAATACAGATAATCCCTTAGAAAACGCCAAACGTTATGTTCCGGGCTATATGTTCTTAACTACTATTGTGATTTCACTAGTAACGATTAAGAAAGGCCTTAAACACGTGGGTTTATACCTATCCACCACTGAAGCATGGATTTGGTCTATCTTACTGTCACTATTAGTGATGGTAATTGGTTATCTTTATATCCAAAAACGTTTCAAACTTGATAGCAAAAACCACGAGCACAGCTTTACAGGTGTTGAGCAAGTCTTTAGTACGCTAATGGTAATTACCGCATGTGCGATGGCATTTGCTCACGGCTCTAACGATGTTGCAAACGCCATTGGTCCACTATCGGCTATCGTTGCCACTATTAGTAATATGGGTCACATCGCTGAGAAAACTCAAATCGCTTGGTGGATTCTTCCTCTTGGTGGTGTCGGTATCGTGGTTGGTCTAGCGACTATGGGCCACAAAGTTATGTCGACGGTTGGTACTGGCATTACAGAATTAACCCCAAGCCGTGGCTTTGCGGCGCAGCTTGCAACCGCAAGTACCGTTGTTCTGGCTTCTGGTACAGGTCTACCTATTTCAACTACCCAAACACTTGTGGGTGCTGTTTTAGGGGTAGGTTTTGCACGTGGTATTGCCGCACTGAATCTAGGTGTTGTTCGTAACATTGTTGTCTCTTGGGTAGTGACTCTTCCTGCGGGTGCACTGCTTGCGATTATCTTCTATGAGATCATGTTGGTGATTTTCACCTAAGCAAAATGTCAAATGTCTGTCATATTTTGACAATATGACGTTATAGAGGGGGGCTTTGGCCCCTCTTTTAGTTGCAGGCAATCTATAATCTACTTACTATTTAGACAATGATGGAATGCGTTCCTCACCTGAATCTGATTTTTTGAAGGACATACAGTGAAAAAACTTTTTTTGATCGCTTTTGCTGCAGTGCTATCTGCACCAGCCGCATGGGCTCAAACGATCTACATCTCCGATAACCTATTTACTTATATGCACTCAGGTCCTAGTGCTCAGTACCGAATTATCGGTAGTGTTGATGCAGGCACAAAAGTGACTTTAGTCCAAACCAACAAAAAGAGTGGCTATACAGAGGTCGTTGACCAACGTGGTCGTAAAGGCTGGGTTGAATCTAAATACGTGACTAAAACTGAAGGTATGGTGACTCGTATGCCTCGCCTTGAAAAAGAACTGGTTCAAGTTAAAGCAAAACTTGCTAGCTTTAATGAGAAAGCCGACAAAGAACAAGAAGGCTTGGTTCGTTCTCTAGAGTCACGCAACGCACAAATTGCTGAAATGGAAACTAACTACAAAAAAGTCAGTGACCAACTGCTTTCTGCCCAAACTGAAGTGCGTGAGCTAAGAGCTCGCATTGATACGCAAAAAGAAGACCTTCTATTGCGCTACTTCATGTACGGTGGTGGTGTTGCAGGTCTAGGCTTGATCTTTGGTCTACTGCTTCCACATGTTATTCCTCGTCGTAAGAAGTCTCCAAACGGCTGGGCGTAATACTCGCGAAATAGCAAAATCAAAAAAAGCTGCCAGAGGCAGCTTTTTTTATGTCTTTTTGTTTGTGTCGACGCTAAATAGCGCCCCTAATAACGACTAACCGTGCCAATCATATAAAGCTGGTATTTGGATTTTCTCTCCGCCAAATTCAACCACAATAAAGCGCGGCGAAATCACAACCAGTTTAGTCTGATCGTTAATCATATCGCCCTCTTGTAACTCTTTACCGTTGATCTTCACCAAACGATGTTTTGGATTACTGGCGTACATATGGGTTTGTAAATTAAGCGCAGGTAGTCGACCTTTATATCGGTCTACATTTTTATCTAGCTCATTAACCTTAATATGGTCCAAGCTATTTCGCTCACCTTGCTCATCTAATGACGATGGCGTATCTAAAGCGTGAGTCACTCGCCCTGCCAACTCTGGAGAGAGTTGCGATAAATCGAGATTAGATAGATCCCACTCATCATCAGCCGCTTGCGGTGTCGTTTTCTTGGGCTCTTTGCTTGTTGTATTGCTTGTTGTATTGTTTGCCGCTTTGCTTGTCGCAGTAGTCGGTTCACTCTTTGTTTCAGCCTTAGATGTAGCAGGAGCAGGTGTTGCAGATGAGCTCACCACCCTTGTATCTGTCACCGGCTGAGTCTCTTCAATATCCGCAACCGACACAATTTTTGGTAAAGGTAGCAAAGGTTTCGCCGGAGTTGCGGGCAAATACACAATATCTAAGCTTGGGGTTATAGGCTGCACCTTAGCGATAGGCGCTTGTTCGGCAACTAACACACTATTCAGCGCAGGGCTTAGCATCGCCTCAATGCTACGCGTGGTTGCAGAGCCAGCCAGTAAACTGTGCGCTGCTACACCCACACCTAAACCCACAGCAATTGCGACCATCAGCTTCACTTTACCATTACCCGCTTGTGGTCTAGAGGATGGGTTAGCCTGTCCACTCGTTGGTATTGATGCCTGTTCAAATTGTTTCTGAGATTGCTCAAGTGCTTTTAATACCTCTGACATTACTGATTCTCCTCGCTATCAGCTTGCGCACTTGGCGCGGTTGGCTGTGCTGTCGCACTCAGTAACTTGGGTGCGTTATCACTGGTGAGTCTATCGAGTTGACGTAATGTTTGGTTTCCGGCGATGCCATCAGCATCTAGGCCTTGCCAAGCCTGAAAGGTTGATACCCTTTTCTTCAATTCATCATTAAAAGTGGATGTATCTAAAGGTGTTGCATTCAGTGCTTTCGCCAGCAGTTTATCCAGTATTTGTACCTGTTCACCACTGCTATTTAATTTCACTGTTTCCAGTATCTCGCTATACCAAAGATACCTAAACTGCCCTTTCCAATGTTGGTCTAGCCAAGTTACAGGCAACTGCACTCGCTCCCCTGCCAATAACAGAGTCACTCTATCGTTAGTCACACCTTGCAAGATAGCAAAATAGGGGTGCTGATCATCATACAACGTAATCACCACAGGGCGATTCGATGCGACAATGCTCGACAGCGATGCTTTGCTTTGGAAGCAGTGGAAAGGTGGCGTAGTGCCATACTCACAATCAGAATCCACAATTGAAGCATCATAGCCCCATAGGTGATACAAGGCCTGCATAGCGCCCATTGGGGAGCGGCTCTGCTCAATCAATTGCGCAAAATGCTGCTGCTCTTGGTTGGCTATGCTCTGCTTGTCAGCCATTTGCTGTTGCAATTGCTGAGTGTGAGCTTGTTGTTCATTGAACTGGGTTTGCAGTTGTTGCCACTGATGCCAAGAAGTCAAACCAAGGTAAGTCACCCCGGCAATAGCTAGCGATAGTAACGCCGGAGATAACCAATGATGAGAGCGGCTTGAGTGAGTACTAACTTGTACTTTATTCCCTGTCGGGGCTTGATAGGCCAATACATCATGACAAGCTCTTTTAGCGATATTTCGGTCAACGCTGTGTTGCTGACTCAACATGGCGTAATACAAGGCTTTGTCGCAAATAAGGTTGATTAAGCGCGGAATACCTTGTGACTGCGATGCAATAAATTGCACCGCTCTGTCAGAAAAAATATCTTCCCGACCACCGGCCACTCGCAAACGAAATCCAATATAATCGGCGATATCTTTTTCCACTAAAGGCAGCAGATGATAACGACCAGTGATGCGTTGGGCTAATTGGCGCAGTTCGATTGTTTGTAGCTTATGTTGCAGCTCAGGTTGACCCACCAGCAACACTTTAAGTAACTTACGGCTGTCAGTTTCTAAATTAGTCAGCAGACGAAGCTGCTCTAGCACTTGCGCAGAAAGATGCTGAGCTTCATCAATTAAGAGTAAGGTTTGAATACCTTTTTTATGATTATCTAAAAGGTAATGATAAATGGCTTGCGAGAGCTGTTTTAAGCTGGATGGTTGCGTATAGGAAAGTGAAAACTCGTCACAAATCGCTTCCAGTAATTCAACTTCAGAAAAAGTAGGATTCAGTATAAGTCCTGCTACCCAATTCCCTTCTAAGTTAGCTAACATCGCTTTGGAAACCGTCGTCTTACCTGTACCAACCTCACCGGTCAGCATGGCAAAACCGCCCCCACTATTGAGGCCAATTTGTAAATGTGACAGAGCCTCGCGATGGCGCGCACTTAAGAATAAATACTTAGAACTGGGAACAATTGAAAATGGTTCTTCTACAAAACCAAAAAAATCCTTATACATTTAGAACTTCTATACATACTTCTTTTCTCATTTGAGTCAAGCTACCATTGAATGAAAGAAAGTAAAGCAATCCTTTCATCGACTAATCGTAGTGTTAGGTAGTGCAAAGAATAGCGACATATAATTGCCATCACTTTCATCCACAATACAAAAAGAGAGACTTCATTGTGCAAACCTATCTAGTAGGTGGTGCAGTTAGAGATAAACTGCTCAATATAGAAAACTACGACCGAGACTGGGTTGTGGTGGGCGCGACGCCGCAAACATTGTTGGATCTTGGCTATCAAACCGTCGGCAAAGATTTCCCTGTTTTTCTGCATCCTAAAACGCATGAAGAATACGCGCTGGCTCGCACCGAACGTAAATCAGGAAGCGGTTACACTGGGTTTGATTGTTACTTTGCGCAAGATGTCACTTTAGAAGAAGATCTGATACGCCGCGATCTCACTATCAATGCCATTGCGCAAGATGAATCTGGCACCCTGTATGATCCTTATGGCGGTCAGCAAGATATCCAAAACAAGTGCCTGCGACATGTTTCGCGCGCTTTTGTGGAAGACCCTTTGCGTGTATTGCGTGTAGCGCGTTTCGCCGCTAAATTGCATCACCTAGGCTTTAGCGTGGCACAAGAAACCCTTAACCTAATGCGCGAGATTGTCGATTCAGGTGAGCTACAAACCCTCACCGCTGAGCGTGTTTGGCAAGAGTGGCACAAATCGTTATTAACCCAAGATCCGCAAGTGTTTATCGAAGTGCTACAAGAGTGTGGCGCACTCGCTGTCGTCATGCCCGAAATCAGCCGTTTGTTTGGCGTGCCCCAAACCGAAAAATGGCATCCTGAGATTGATACCGGAATCCACACCTTAATGGTCGCCAAGCGATCGGCGCAGTTAAGCAAAGTGCCCGAAATACGCTTTGCCGCGCAAATGCACGATCTCGGCAAAGGCGTCACTCCACAACAAGAGTGGCCAAGCCATAAAATGCATTGTCATACTGGCCTCAAAATTATCGAATCCCTCAGCAAGCGCCTGCGCGTGCCCAACCAATACAAAGAGTTGGCACTGCATGTATGCAAGCAGCACTCCAATATTCATCGAGCGCAAGAGCTAAAAGCCGCAACCGTTTTGCGCGTGCTAGACAGCTTTGATGTATGGCGTAAACCAAACGTACTAGAGCAAGTGTTAATTACCTGCCAAGCTGACACTCAAGGGCGATTAGGGCATGAATCTACCCCCTACCCGCAACGAGATTACTTTGTCGCAACCTATCAAGCGGCATTAGCGGTGAATGTACAACAAGTGATTAAAGATGGTTTTGCGGGCAAAGATATCAGAGAAGAGCTTAACAAACGCCGCACTGAGGCGATTGAACAAGTAAAACAAAGCTGGCATTGGTTGTAAAAAAATCGGCATAAAAAAGGCCTCTAAGATTTACTCTTAGAGGCCTTTCATTTTGTAGTTATCGATTACTGAGTCAGCAAGAAAGCAAATAAGCCTGCGCCCAATAGCAAGCGGTAGATGACAAATGGCGTCATTCCCATGCTAGAGATCAATTTCAGGAAGTAATGGATACAAATATAAGCACTCACAAACGAGACTAAAATTCCCGTAGATAGCAAACCTAAATGCATCGGCTCTGGGCTAAGAGCCAGCTTAGTGCCTAAGTAACCACCGGCTAAGGTGATGATTGGAATAGACATTAAAAACGAAAAACGCGCTGCCGCCTCACGAGTAAAGCCGAGATAAAGCGCCGCAGTAATAGTGGCCCCAGAGCGTGATGTGCCCGGAATCATTGCCATTGCTTGAGCAATACCAATAATTAACGTCTTCTTCCAAGTGGCTTGATACTCATCTTTAGTTAACGCTGATGTTTTATCTGCATGCCACAGCAATAAACCAAAAATGATCGTCGTACAGGCAATCACCCAAGCACTGCGCAAATACAACTCAATCAGATCGTTTAAAAACAGCCCAGCTAAACCGGCTGGAATGGTCGCTAAAATGATCATCCACGCCAGTTTGGACTCTTTGTTGTGTTGCTGCTTAAACACGGAGCCAAAAAATGCACGTAAAAGAGTCACCACTTCATGTCTAAAATAAATCACAACCGCGAGCAAGGTGCCCACGTGTACCGCAACATCAAACGCCAAGCCTTGATCTTCCCAACCTAATACAGCCGAAGGTAAAATCAGGTGAGCAGAGCTCGATATAGGTAAAAATTCAGTTAGGCCCTGAATTAAGGCCAATGCAAAAGCTTCTAAATAGCTCATTAATCATCATCTCTTAAATGTAGAGAAGTAGCCGTGAGGTTCGACATACCACCGATAGATACAAATTCTTGCTGCCAAATTTGACGAATGCAACGACCGTCCCCAGGAACAATCAGTTCGGGACACAGCTCATACAAAGGTTGCAGCACAAAATTGAACTTAAAAATATCCTTTCTTGGTATTTGCGGCGCTTGCGCACTTTGCACATCACCAAATAAAAGAATATCAATATCTAATGTACGATCTTGTTTCTTTTGGGCATTGAGTGGACGACCATAAGCCAGCTCTAGCGCTCGCAAACGATGACAAAATTCAGGCAAAGCTAAGTCCGTATCTAGGCCAACCACAAAATTATAAAACTCAGCGCCATCAAATCCCGTTGCTGGGCAACTGTAAATCGTTGAGACTTGCAGATTACTGCCTAAACGTTGTAACTCGATGATCGCGGCGCGAGCATGCTTATCTCGTTCAATGTTGGTCCCAATACCTAAATAGGTTTGGGTCACAACGAGCCTCGTTCAATGACTACGCCAACACTAGCAGCTTGTGGCACAGCGCCAGGCTTACGAAGTTTGATGCGAATCCAAGGAACGTTAAATTTATCCATAATCAGGCTGGCGATTTCTTCTGCTACTCGTTCGACAAGCAAAAATCGGCCACCCTCAATATGCGCAAGAACCGCTTGGCTGACAGAGAAGTAATCTAATGCATCTTCAACATTATCACTGTGCCCAGCAGCTTGGTTATCGTGAGCCATTTCTATATCAAGCACTAGTTTTTGCTTGATCTCTTGCTCCCAGTCATACACCCCAATAGTGGTAATTACCTCGAGCTGTTCGATAAAAACTCGGTCTTGATTCATTATTTCGATCCTTTTCTTGCCTCTTTAAGTAGTAAATTCTTGCAAAACAAGTTCAAATACATAGATTGAGGTCGGATAAGCTAAAAGTATAAAAAAACGTAATATACTACATTGATTACCCAACTATAATCCCGATTCAATCGATATTAGCTACAAAGTGTAAAGGATATCTATGACAGCAACGGCTTTACTCATGATCATCTTGGCCTATTTATTAGGCTCAGTGTCGAGTGCCGTTCTCATTTGTCGGGTATTTCGACTTCCAGACCCTCGTTCAACAGGCTCAAATAACCCCGGTGCCACCAATGTCCTGCGCATTGGAGGAAAGCTACCTGCGGTGTTAGTTCTGCTGTGTGATATGGCAAAAGGGACCATCCCTGTTTGGTCAGCCTACTACCTCGATCTTGATCCTGTGATGTTAGGTTTGATTGGTATTTCGGCCTGTATTGGCCACATTTACCCTATCTTTTTTCACTTCAAAGGCGGTAAAGGGGTGGCAACCGCAGTAGGTGCGATAGCGCCGATTGGTTTTGATTTAACTGGCTTATTAATGGGAACATGGTTAATTACCGCTGTGGTCTCGCGCTACTCTTCACTGGCGGCTCTAGTGACCGCTTTAGTGGCTCCGCTATACACTTGGATGATCAAACCGCAATACACCTTGCCGGTGGCAATGCTGTGCTGTCTTATTATCTGGCGACATCAAGACAATATTAAACGCCTGTTTTCTGGAGAAGAGCCGAAGGTGGGCTCTAAAAAGCTGTAATTACGCCGATAGCCGTTCCTTCCCCCTCATCAACTGACTCAAATTCAATTCATAAAAAAACCGACCTAGTTAGGTCGGCTTCATATCGATGTTATTTAACGAAAGAAATAACTAAGCAAAATAACTAGGCAATCGGCTCTAGTTGGTCGATAGGCCAGCGAGGCTGAGCTTTAACGCCTAAGCCTGATGTTTCACCATTTTTCAAACGTTGCATACCCGCATAAGCAATCATAGCGCCGTTATCGGTACAAAACTCGGTTCTTGGGTAGTACACTTCACCGCCCACTTTCTTCGCCAAGGCTTCAAGTTCAAGGCGCAATTGTTTGTTAGCACTTACGCCACCGGCAATCACAATGCGCTTCATGCCTGTTTGCTGTAGTGCACGTTTACATTTAATTACTAACGTCGCACACACCGCTTCTTGGAAGGCATACGCAATATCAGCGCGAGTTTGCTCATCGTTGTCATTGCCAGAGATAGTATTGGCCGCAAAAGTTTTTAAACCGGAAAAGCTCATATCTAGCCCCGGACGGTCTGTCATAGGACGAGGGAACTTAAAGCGACCCGGCGTTCCTTTTTCCGCTAAACGAGATAACAGCGGACCACCTGGGTAATCCAGTCCCATCAGTTTAGCCGTTTTATCAAAGGCTTCACCTGCGGCATCATCAATTGATTCGCCAAGAATTTGATATTCACCAATGGCTTTCACTTCTACGATCATTGTGTGACCGCCAGAAACGAGCAAAGCAATAAAAGGAAACGGCGGCGGATTATCTTCTAACATAGGCGCCAGCAAATGCCCTTCCATATGGTGCACTGGCACCGCAGGAACATCCCACGCATACGCAATACTACGGCCAATAGTCGCACCAACTAACAAAGCGCCCACTAGGCCTGGGCCTGCGGTATAAGCGATGCCATCAATATCCGCAGAGGTTAAGTTGGCTTCTTTTAATGCTTCTTTTACCAATGGAATGGTTTTTTTCACGTGATCGCGAGAAGCGAGTTCTGGAACAACACCACCATAATCAGCGTGGAGCTTTACTTGGCTATATAGTTGATGTGAAAGCAAACCTTTCTCATCATCATAAATAGCAACTCCTGTCTCATCACAGGAGGTTTCAATACCTAAAATACGCATACATTTCTCGCGACTTCTTTAATGTGTGGCAAGTTTACCTTGTCCTAATTGTTCAAACAAATGATTGATCGTTTTCTCCGCAATAAAGTGCTTTACAAACACTATCAGTTCGGATTAAAATTCCGCACCATTTTTGATCAAACTGGTTATTCCCCTTGCAAGTTAACTTGCCCAGAAAGTGGAACCCAGTATTAACGAATAACCCCTGAGGTGAAAGGCATATGCCAGTAGTTAAAGTACGTGAAAACGAACCGTTCGACGTAGCTCTACGTCGCTTTAAGCGCTCTTGCGAAAAAGCAGGTATTCTTTCTGAAGTGCGTCGTCGTGAGCACTATGAGAAACCAACTACAGTTCGTAAACGCGCTAAAGCAGCTGCTCAAAAGCGTCACGCTAAGAAGCTAGCTCGTGAAAACGCACGTCGCGTTCGTCTTTACTAATCCCCGATATTATTAGGAATTAGTAATGGCTCTTATTGATAAACTCAAAGAAGAGCAAAAATCTGCGATGAAAGCCAAGGACAAACCGCGCCTTGGCACTATTCGTTTAGCCCTATCAGCAATTAAGCAACGTGAAGTCGACGAGAGGATTACTCTGACCGACGACGATATCATCGGTGTGCTGACTAAAATGGTTAAACAACGTCGCGATTCTGTCGCTCAATATGAATCTGCCGGTCGTCAAGATCTTGCGGACATTGAGAAAGCTGAAATTACAGTACTTGAGGAATTTATGCCTCAACCGCTGAGCGAAGAAGAAGTGGCTGCATTAGTTGATAGTGCAATTACCGAATCTGGTGCTGCGGGCATGCAAGACATGGGTAAAGTAATGGGCGTTCTCAAACCACAAATTCAAGGGCGCGCAGATATGGGTAAAGTAAGTGGTTTAGTTCGTTCTAAACTGGCTTAAATCCCCAATAAAAATTAAAGCAAGCCGTGCTATTCATTGAATGCACGGCTTGTTTGTATCTCGCACAAACGAACTTTCTTTAGGATCTATGGCTGGACACATACCACGTACCTTCATTGATGACCTACTTGCTCGACTGGATATTGTCGATATCGTTGACGCGCGAGTAAAACTAAAGAAACAAGGCAAGAACTACGGTGCTTGCTGCCCATTCCATAACGAGAAAACCCCCTCTTTCAGTGTTAGCCAAGAAAAGCAGTTTTATCATTGCTTTGGTTGTGGTGTTCACGGGAATGCCATCGATTTCATGATGGAATACGAACGCCTTGAGTTTGTCGAAGCCATTGAAGAGCTTGCCGCTCATCTCGGCTTAGAAGTCCCAAGAGAACAGCGTCAAGGTGGCTTTAGTAGCCAAGGCCCGACCGCCAATACTGAACAGAAACGCAGCCTATATGATTTATTGGGCAGCATCGCTAACTTCTACCGTTCGCAATTAAAAACGAGCGCCGGAAAAACCGCGATTGAGTACTTAAAAAACCGAGGGCTCAGCGGAGAAATAGCACAAAAATTCGAGATTGGTTTCGTAGCGGATGAATGGGATTCGGTACGAAAACAATTTGGTCAGCAAAAACAGGCACAAGATGCGTTAGTCAGTGCTGGCATGCTCATTGAAAACGACAAAGGTAATAGATACGACCGCTTCCGTGGTCGAGTCATGTTCCCTATTCGTGACCGTCGTGGTCGAGTGATTGGTTTTGGTGGACGCGTCTTAGGTGACGGTACGCCAAAATATCTCAACTCACCGGAAACGCCCATATTCCATAAAGGCAAAGAGCTTTATGGTTTATATGAAGTGCTACAAACTCATCGCTCGCCAGAACAAATTCTGGTGGTTGAAGGGTATATGGATGTAGTGGCCTTGGCGCAGTTTGGGGTGGATTATGCGGTGGCCTCACTTGGCACCTCCACCACTGGCGATCACCTGCAAATGCTATTTCGTCAAACCAGCAATATTATTTGTTGTTATGACGGGGATAGAGCCGGTCGTGATGCAGCATGGCGAGCAATGGAAAATGCCCTGCCTTATTTAAACGACGGGCGTCAGCTTAAGTTTATGTTTTTACCCGATGGCGAAGACCCTGATACCTATATCCGCCAACACGGTAAACAGGCTTTTGAAGAGCAAGTTCGCAGTGCGACGACGCTATCAGAATTTATGTTTCAAACCTTAATGCAGCAAGTGGATACCAGCAGTAAAGAAGGCATGGCTAAGTTAAGCACTTTAGCTATCCCTCTGATTAGTAAAGTACCGGGCGGTACACTGCGTATGTATCTGCGTGAGTTACTTGGACGAAAACTAGGTTTAGTCGATGAGCGTCAACTGCAACAATTGATCGCCAAAACAGACGAGCAATCTGCGCGTCCAGCGCCGCATAAGAAGATAGAAAGAACGCCAATGCGTGTTGTCATAGCATTATTGCTACAGAACCCGCATTACGTAGAGTTAATACCAAACCTAGATTCAGTTAGTCAAACTAACCTACCTGGGCTAAGTTTATTACTCGATGTGGTTGATAAGTGTATAAATCATCCCCATATCACCACTGGCCAGTTATTAGAGCACTGGCGAAATCAAAAAGAAGAACGCATATTGTCACTTCTGGCAAGCTGGGATCTCCCAACTTATAAGGAAGAAGACAATCATGACGATATATTTTGTGATTCACTGGATAAAGTAATTTACCAGTGTATTGAACGGCAAATTGAAACCCTACAAGCGAAAGAAAGAAGTGTCGGCTTATCAGTCGAAGAAAAAAGGGAGCTGCTGGCTTTAATGCTAGATTTAAAAGCATGAGACCCTGAACGCTTGTAATGTAAAAAAGTTTGCTATAATTAGCGGTCTGCATTTCGCAAACTAGTTCCTTCACCAGACCAGAATTTGGATACCATCTATGGATCAAAATAGGCAGTCACAGCTTAAAGCGCTTGTTCTTAAAGGCAAAGAGCAAGGCTATCTAACTTATGCCGAAGTTAACGACCATCTACCGCCTGAAATCGTAGATTCAGAACAAGTCGAAGATATCATTCAGATGATCAACGACATGGGTATCAAAGTGGTAGAAAACGCCACTGAGATCGATGATGACACGATCAATGATGAAAGCACAGAAGTCGATGAGGATGCAGCTGAAGCAGCTGTTGCCGCTTTAAGCACCGTTGAAAGTGAAATTGGCCGAACAACAGATCCAGTACGCATGTACATGCGTGAAATGGGTACTGTTGAGCTTCTAACTCGTGAAGGCGAGATTGATATCGCTAAGCGTATCGAAGATGGCATCAACCAAGTTCAAGCATCAGTTGCAGAATTTCCTGGCACAATACCGTATGTTTTAGAGCAGTTCGATAAAGTTCAAGCTGAAGAACTTCGCCTAACAGACATTATTT is a genomic window of Vibrio neonatus containing:
- a CDS encoding GatB/YqeY domain-containing protein, encoding MALIDKLKEEQKSAMKAKDKPRLGTIRLALSAIKQREVDERITLTDDDIIGVLTKMVKQRRDSVAQYESAGRQDLADIEKAEITVLEEFMPQPLSEEEVAALVDSAITESGAAGMQDMGKVMGVLKPQIQGRADMGKVSGLVRSKLA
- the tsaD gene encoding tRNA (adenosine(37)-N6)-threonylcarbamoyltransferase complex transferase subunit TsaD, whose amino-acid sequence is MRILGIETSCDETGVAIYDDEKGLLSHQLYSQVKLHADYGGVVPELASRDHVKKTIPLVKEALKEANLTSADIDGIAYTAGPGLVGALLVGATIGRSIAYAWDVPAVPVHHMEGHLLAPMLEDNPPPFPFIALLVSGGHTMIVEVKAIGEYQILGESIDDAAGEAFDKTAKLMGLDYPGGPLLSRLAEKGTPGRFKFPRPMTDRPGLDMSFSGLKTFAANTISGNDNDEQTRADIAYAFQEAVCATLVIKCKRALQQTGMKRIVIAGGVSANKQLRLELEALAKKVGGEVYYPRTEFCTDNGAMIAYAGMQRLKNGETSGLGVKAQPRWPIDQLEPIA
- the rpsU gene encoding 30S ribosomal protein S21, with the translated sequence MPVVKVRENEPFDVALRRFKRSCEKAGILSEVRRREHYEKPTTVRKRAKAAAQKRHAKKLARENARRVRLY
- the plsY gene encoding glycerol-3-phosphate 1-O-acyltransferase PlsY encodes the protein MTATALLMIILAYLLGSVSSAVLICRVFRLPDPRSTGSNNPGATNVLRIGGKLPAVLVLLCDMAKGTIPVWSAYYLDLDPVMLGLIGISACIGHIYPIFFHFKGGKGVATAVGAIAPIGFDLTGLLMGTWLITAVVSRYSSLAALVTALVAPLYTWMIKPQYTLPVAMLCCLIIWRHQDNIKRLFSGEEPKVGSKKL
- the dnaG gene encoding DNA primase produces the protein MAGHIPRTFIDDLLARLDIVDIVDARVKLKKQGKNYGACCPFHNEKTPSFSVSQEKQFYHCFGCGVHGNAIDFMMEYERLEFVEAIEELAAHLGLEVPREQRQGGFSSQGPTANTEQKRSLYDLLGSIANFYRSQLKTSAGKTAIEYLKNRGLSGEIAQKFEIGFVADEWDSVRKQFGQQKQAQDALVSAGMLIENDKGNRYDRFRGRVMFPIRDRRGRVIGFGGRVLGDGTPKYLNSPETPIFHKGKELYGLYEVLQTHRSPEQILVVEGYMDVVALAQFGVDYAVASLGTSTTGDHLQMLFRQTSNIICCYDGDRAGRDAAWRAMENALPYLNDGRQLKFMFLPDGEDPDTYIRQHGKQAFEEQVRSATTLSEFMFQTLMQQVDTSSKEGMAKLSTLAIPLISKVPGGTLRMYLRELLGRKLGLVDERQLQQLIAKTDEQSARPAPHKKIERTPMRVVIALLLQNPHYVELIPNLDSVSQTNLPGLSLLLDVVDKCINHPHITTGQLLEHWRNQKEERILSLLASWDLPTYKEEDNHDDIFCDSLDKVIYQCIERQIETLQAKERSVGLSVEEKRELLALMLDLKA